One window of the Anopheles cruzii chromosome 2, idAnoCruzAS_RS32_06, whole genome shotgun sequence genome contains the following:
- the LOC128278368 gene encoding asparagine synthetase domain-containing protein CG17486 has protein sequence MCGIFCYISAAENSLSDGEEIFQTCCPLLSSRGPDESGRLVYDSRVLLYGSVLWHQGAKLCKQPLETDRTVLLFNGDIFQPRDDEEESDTQWLLRRIETCSEEDDLRQLFREMRGPFSVIFFRKEERRVYFARDSMGRNSLLVGRSKRADGGLFITSVSGNIPSNDVCELPPAGLYFVDLGAPFMTGLHPWVETDGTHTLFGSIVTASKPKRDRAPSTEKAHQVGHCHQVQAYFNFRELTHGKELPVEEAYEHLLKSPEVDRVCETLLATLRESVKERVVRTTKYCKNCLKTMMPPQCTHPKVGVLFSGGIDCTVLALLADEYVPADCPIDLLNVAFEKVTRDRNKQSQPVDWNVPDRLTGHSSLRELQQLRPNRVWNFVGINVSRAELNARQKTISNLVYPLQTVLDESLGAALWFASRGAGQVHGIPYTSPCRVLLLGSGADELFGGYTRHRTAFERSFRERQKLGDTETEAIDWAYGALEAELQLDWERLPSRNLARDDRVIGDNGVTPRTPYLQEDFVASVQSLRVNQKCYYPLGVGIGDKLILRLCAYKLGLSEVCVLKKRALQFGSRIADRRQNAADLSMFLENPSNL, from the exons ATGTGTGGAATATTTTGCTATATTAGCGCGGCAGAAAATAGCCTTTCCGATGGCGAAGAAATC TTTCAGACATGTTGTCCGTTGCTTTCCTCACGGGGTCCCGACGAAAGTGGGCGGCTCGTGTACGACTCGCGCGTGTTGCTGTACGGCTCGGTCCTGTGGCACCAAGGAGCAAAGCTGTGCAAACAGCCCCTCGAGACCGATCGaactgttttgctgttcaatGGGGACATTTTCCAGCCACGCGATGATGAGGAAGAAAGCGACACTCAGTGGTTGCTGAGACGGATCGAAACGTGCTCGGAGGAGGATGATTTGAGACAACTGTTCCGGGAAATGCGAGGACCGTTCAGCgtgattttctttcgaaaagAAGAGCGAAGGGTGTACTTTGCTCGCGACAGTATGGGCCGGAATTCGTTGCTAGTTGGTCGCAGTAAGCGGGCAGATGGAGGGTTGTTTATCACAAGCGTTAGCG GTAACATTCCGTCCAACGATGTTTGTGAGCTGCCACCAGCGGGTCTTTACTTTGTGGACTTGGGCGCACCGTTTATGACAGGGTTGCATCCCTGGGTCGAGACAGATGGGACACACACATTGTTCGGTTCCATAGTGACTGCAAGCAAACCTAAGCGGGATCGCGCCCCATCTACAGAAAAGGCACATCAAGTAGGCCATTGCCACCAAGTTCAGGCCTACTTTAACTTCCGAGAACTTACGCACGGCAAAGAACTCCCGGTGGAAGAAGCATATGAGCATCTTTTGAAATCACCAGAAGTGGACAGAGTTTGCGAAACGCTTCTAGCCACGCTCCGTGAGTCGGTCAAAGAGCGCGTCGTTCGAACCACAAAGTACTGCAAAAACTGCCTCAAAACTATGATGCCACCGCAATGTACGCATCCGAAAGTCGGCGTATTGTTTTCCGGTGGAATCGATTGCACCGTGCTGGCACTGCTGGCAGACGAGTACGTACCGGCCGACTGTCCGATAGATTTGCTTAATGTGGCCTTCGAAAAAGTGACCCGTGATAGGAACAAGCAATCGCAACCCGTCGATTGGAATGTACCGGACAGATTGACGGGGCATAGCTCACTGCGCGAACTGCAGCAGCTCCGACCGAATCG AGTTTGGAACTTCGTTGGGATTAATGTGTCCCGGGCAGAACTGAACGCTCGCCAGAAAACCATTTCGAATCTGGTGTACCCGTTACAAACCGTTCTGGATGAGTCACTGGGAGCGGCACTGTGGTTCGCTTCAAGAGGTGCTGGCCAAGTGCATGGCATACCGTACACTAGTCCTTGTCGA GTACTTTTGTTAGGTTCCGGAGCGGACGAGCTATTCGGAGGATACACTCGGCACCGAACGGCGTTCGAGCGCAGTTTCAGGGAACGCCAAAAGCTGGGTGATACAGAAACGGAGGCAATCGACTGGGCTTACGGGGCACTGGAAGCGGAACTGCAGCTAGACTGGGAACGGTTGCCAAGCCGCAACTTGGCTCGTGATGATCGTGTAATTGGAGACAACGGCGTGACTCCGCGAACACCCTACTTGCAGGAGGATTTCGTCGCTTCGGTACAGTCATTGCGAGTGAACCAAAAGTGCTACTACCCACTCGGCGTTGGTATTGGCGATAAGCTGATCCTCCGGTTGTGTGCCTACAAGCTAGGATTGTCTGAGGTTTGCGTGTTAAAAAAGCGTGCACTGCAATTCGGCTCCCGGATAGCCGATCGTCGGCAGAATGCTGCAGATTTATCGATGTTTCTCGAAAACCCTTCAAACCTTTGA
- the LOC128278369 gene encoding uncharacterized protein LOC128278369 gives MEPVESSLPVKTAKLQKRKINFDAADQGPDNVKASVANKTAPPKPPTNGKAQGTAKTKKLTYEQMISEVIAENDPKRKGLSFLMLQKTIRGKYVIDGDIKLYVKRAFEKLLAKHVVEHVTGSGASGSIRFTKDHWEKLKKSDKKVVVVKEKQQKTKDQPVAQAKDKNNNTKGAKKMVAPKAKVPTKKTAITKTKIDRASGKVRLSITTNPTSTVKNPIARAQPTIKAKSSEKAPRQGKHKKVKQNN, from the coding sequence ATGGAGCCCGTTGAATCCAGTTTGCCGGTTAAAACGGCTAAGctacaaaaaaggaaaattaattttgatgCAGCAGACCAGGGCCCAGATAACGTTAAGGCAAGTGTAGCAAACAAAACTGCGCCACCAAAGCCACCGACCAACGGCAAGGCTCAAGGAACggctaaaacaaaaaaactaacCTACGAACAAATGATAAGTGAGGTGATCGCAGAAAATGATCCCAAAAGGAAAGGCCTATCGTTCTTGATGTTACAGAAAACAATTAGGGGCAAGTACGTGATCGATGGCGATATAAAACTTTACGTTAAGCGAGCCTTTGAAAAATTATTGGCCAAACATGTTGTTGAGCATGTGACCGGTTCGGGGGCTTCGGGAAGCATTCGATTTACCAAAGACCACTGGGAGAAGTTGAAGAAATCGGACAAAAAGGTCGTGGTCGTGAAAGAGAAGCAGCAAAAGACAAAGGATCAGCCAGTAGCGCAAGCCAAGGATAAGAACAATAACACGAAAGGGGCAAAGAAAATGGTCGCACCAAAGGCTAAGGTGCCGACAAAGAAAACGGCCATTACTAAAACGAAAATTGATCGAGCCAGTGGCAAAGTGCGGCTGTCCATCACTACCAATCCTACGTCGACAGTCAAAAACCCAATCGCTAGAGCACAACCGACTATCAAAGCGAAAAGTTCAGAGAAAGCACCTCGACAGGGAAAACATAAGAAAGTTAAACAGAATAATTAG
- the LOC128268992 gene encoding transcription initiation factor TFIID subunit 7 yields MPDKPMKTEAKKDDGAELETQFIIRMPKEPATVLREAIQTGANNLKDRLFIRLENDLRYGEVRLDHWLLHAKVVDLPTIIESLKTIDSKNFYKSADICQMMICKEEPDQQSAEEESPNKNKKKDPNKVDKKYLWPHGITPPCKNVRKRRFRKTLKKKYVEAPEIEKEVKRLLRVDNEAVNVKWELITEEEDPNKPSPGSGTDTGAPHKSPSKNTKKSGSRKDVGEHDIFGGEVSDSDDEDNQINKNIDIDESSRLSAEADDSRLSDSSSYQGTQGGERNTAAIEFNKSMFSSSSGGAGASGYRAARRLESSAGGGSKSTSFFPGENSRLDSDNESTTDVPNAGGFGNSQNSNANGATASNVVNNSARIYELQRQMSDLKAQRNQKEQEIRTIENRTLRQRLQEKLDSLLMEIVDKEKEIYDLQGVEKYPLH; encoded by the exons ATGCCCGATAAACCCATGAAAACCGAAGCTAAAAAGGACGATGGTGCCGAACTGGAAACGCAGTTCATAATACGAATGCCAAAG GAACCAGCGACCGTGCTTCGGGAAGCCATACAGACCGGAGCCAACAATCTGAAGGACCGCCTGTTCATCCGGCTGGAAAATGACTTGCGCTACGGAGAGGTTCGGCTCGATCACTGGCTACTGCATGCGAAGGTTGTCGATCTGCCGACGATCATTGAGTCGTTGAAAACGATCGATTCCAAAAATTTCTACAAATCGGCCGACATATGCCAGATG ATGATTTGCAAGGAAGAACCCGACCAGCAGTCGGCGGAAGAGGAATCGCCgaacaagaacaagaagaaggaCCCGAACAAGGTGGACAAAAAGTACCTGTGGCCGCACGGTATTACGCCGCCGTGCAAAAATGTACGTAAGCGGCGGTTCCGCAAAACGTTGAAGAAAAAGTACGTCGAAGCGCCGGAAATCGAGAAGGAGGTGAAGCGTTTGCTGCGCGTCGACAACGAAGCGGTCAACGTCAAGTGGGAACTGATTACCGAAGAGGAAGATCCCAACAAACCTTCGCCGGGTTCGGGCACGGATACTGGCGCCCCGCACAAGAGCCCGTCGAAGAACACGAAAAAGAGTGGCTCCCGCAAGGACGTCGGCGAGCACGACATATTCGGCGGCGAGGTGTCCGattccgacgacgaagatAATCAGATCAACAAgaacatcgacatcgacgagAGCAGCCGGCTGTCGGCCGAGGCGGACGATAGTCGCCTGTCGGACTCGAGCTCGTACCAGGGAACGCAAGGAGGCGAACGGAACACGGCGGCAATCGAGTTCAACAAAAGTATGTTCAGTTCGTCgagcggtggtgctggtgccagTGGCTACCGAGCAGCCCGCCGACTCGAATCTTCGGCGGGTGGTGGCTCGAAATCGACTTCATTTTTCCCGGGTGAAAATTCACGCCTTGACTCGGACAACGAATCGACGACGGACGTACCGAATGCCGGAGGCTTTGGCAACAGTCAGAACAGTAACGCCAACGGAGCGACCGCCAGCAATGTGGTTAACAATAGCGCCCGCATCTATGAGCTACAGCGCCAAATGAGCGACCTGAAGGCGCAACGCAACCAGAAGGAGCAAGAAATTCGGACGATCGAAAACCGAACGTTACGCCAGCGGCTCCAGGAAAAGCTCGATAGTTTGCTGATGGAAATCGTGGACAAGGAGAAAGAG ATATACGATCTTCAAGGTGTCGAGAAGTACCCCTTACATTAG
- the LOC128268993 gene encoding partitioning defective 6 homolog beta, whose amino-acid sequence MSKSKAAHPKLDSDRVEIKSKFDAEFRRWSVKRSEQHSFEVFQSLIERLHRLDRSHLLISYIDPRDNDLLPINNDDNFGRALTTARPLLRVIIQKKGDSLEERTGYGTIRPRNLISSILGQTPVKQKGLAISNPHDFRQVSAIIDVDIVPETCRRVRLLKHGSDKPLGFYIRDGTSVRVTASGLEKLPGIFISRLVPGGLAESTGLLAVNDEVLEVNGIEVLGKTLDQVTDMMVANSSNLIITVKPANQRTLAPPRRGSYSRNSQLSGGSQQSQQTTGSDENDPDDQEDEVRDLTEAVTLEESNLISQKDGVLHL is encoded by the exons ATGTCGAAAAGTAAAGCGGCCCACCCGAAGCTCGATAGCGATCGTGTCGAGATAAAGTCGAAG TTCGATGCGGAAttccgtcggtggtcggtcaAACGGTCCGAGCAGCACTCGTTCGAGGTGTTCCAGTCGCTGATCGAGCGGCTACACCGGCTCGACCGCTCGCATCTGCTCATCTCCTACATCGATCCACGGGACAACGATCTGCTACCGATCAACAATGACGACAACTTCGGACGGGCCCtaaccacggcacggcccctGCTCCGTGTAATCATACAGAAGAAGG GTGATAGTCTCGAGGAACGGACGGGTTATGGTACGATTAGACCTAGGAATCTTATCAGCAGTATTCTGGGACAAACTCCGGTCAAGCAGAAAGGACTAGCCATCTCCAATCCGCACGACTTTCGGCAG GTGTCAGCAATTATCGATGTGGATATTGTACCGGAAACGTGTCGCCGAGTGCGTCTGCTAAAGCACGGTAGTGATAAACCCCTCGGATTCTACATTCG TGATGGCACATCGGTTCGGGTGACGGCCAGCGGGCTGGAAAAGCTTCCCGGTATTTTCATCTCCCGCCTCGTACCGGGCGGGTTGGCCGAAAGCACCGGCCTACTGGCGGTGAACGATGAGGTGCTCGAGGTGAACGGGATCGAGGTGCTGGGCAAAACCCTCGACCAGGTCACGGACATGATGGTGGCGAATAGCTCCAATCTAATCATCACGGTCAAGCCGGCCAACCAGCGAACGTTGGCCCCACCGAGGCGCGGATCGTACTCGCGCAACAGTCAGCTGTCCGGCGGTTCGCAACAGTCCCAACAGACGACCGGCTCGGACGAGAACGATCCGGACGATCAGGAGGACGAGGTGCGCGACCTAACCGAGGCGGTCACGCTCGAGGAAAGCAATCTCATCTCGCAGAAGGATGGCGTACTGCATCTGTAA